Proteins found in one Pontibacter sp. SGAir0037 genomic segment:
- a CDS encoding PVC-type heme-binding CxxCH protein, which produces MRKFLTLLIFIVPLLSGCSQRTQVGQGAQELPAPKRVEILLLGHNSQHHNSEKFVPMLALPLFQKGINLTYTADPNDLNSENLAKYDGLMIYANHDRIAPEQEQAMKSFVEGGKALIPLHSASYCFRNSDWYVSAVGGQFQTHKVGTFTVPIIKPAHEVMQGLTEFETWDETYVHTKLNPDIEVLMERVEGSHREPWTWVRKQGKGKVFYTAYGHDERTWGNPGFHELVANGVLWAISDEAKDQLARLEIPVPVFEDKEVPNYERRDPAPRFQHALTPEQSQKLIQVPTDFDLQLFASEPDIINPIAMAWDEKGRLFVIETVDYPNEVRDEDGVGRDRIKICEDTNGDGKADKFTVFADNLNIPTSLTFANGGVIVSMAPHFLFLKDTNGDDKADVKEVMITGWGKSDTHAGPSNLKYGLDNKVWGVVGYAGYKGAVDGRDMSFSQALYRFDPDGQNLEPLGRTTNNTWGLGFSEEFDVFVSTANGLHSAYFAMPNQYVKRAVLGGSGNTVYRTDSHFDMPHVTPYLRQVDFHGGYTAAAGHNMYTARDYPKSYWNKVGLVCEPTGRVLHKAILEPKGAGYTEKNGFNLLASADEWFSPVHAEVGPDGAIWVADWYNFIIQHNPTPRGFENGKGNAYINPMRDSQHGRIYRVVYKGSKPYQKKVLAQNDTESLLTALKDDNMFWRTTAQRLIVENQNKAVIPGLLALIKDQSVDEIGLNSPAVHALWTLHGLGELQGTNKEALAVVKEALKHPAAGVRKNALQVLPRNQETMQAILQANLLNDQNLKTRMAAVLALADMPASPEIGKLLFEASQKPDNAGDDYLAQAFFAAALTHQEAFLKSVPKDLALNKPDSVLTLTERLVKSMDQEQYVVDRWTQIIYPPDVAGKEITVKVSVGPNNDGLEGVIISQGSKNAGYSLYVQDKKLHWVVNQNGKSYTAVTSKPLPEERVDVVARLAYGGEMLLEVNDETAARAKAPALFTASLSPQDVRVGRDLMDDNRVGNYPERFFFRGDLKRYGQLELKKAKPTAATTARTAKQGASKTVASTASKSSPVAAKPKAGSASAKAVTINIKVVEHEMKFNKTTLTVKAGQKVTLQFDNPDFMQHNFVLIAPGSLEKVGKAADLLARDPKGAEKHYVPKMQEVIVATRLVDPQGRETLVFTAPDKPGEYPFVCTVPGHWRMMNGIMKVEAAASI; this is translated from the coding sequence ATGAGGAAGTTTCTTACCCTACTAATCTTCATTGTCCCGCTTTTATCCGGATGCTCGCAGCGAACACAGGTTGGGCAGGGAGCGCAGGAGTTGCCTGCGCCAAAGCGCGTAGAAATTCTTCTTCTGGGCCATAACAGTCAGCACCACAATTCTGAAAAATTCGTTCCGATGCTGGCCCTGCCGTTGTTCCAGAAGGGGATAAACCTAACTTATACAGCCGATCCGAATGATCTGAACTCAGAAAATCTGGCGAAGTATGACGGGCTGATGATTTACGCCAACCACGATCGAATTGCACCAGAGCAGGAACAGGCAATGAAATCATTTGTGGAAGGAGGAAAAGCGCTGATACCACTGCACAGCGCCTCCTATTGCTTCCGAAACTCTGACTGGTATGTGAGCGCTGTAGGCGGACAATTTCAAACGCACAAGGTTGGTACTTTTACGGTTCCTATCATTAAACCGGCACACGAAGTGATGCAGGGACTAACGGAGTTTGAAACCTGGGACGAAACATATGTGCACACAAAGCTAAACCCGGATATAGAGGTGCTGATGGAAAGGGTGGAAGGCAGCCATCGTGAACCCTGGACCTGGGTAAGAAAACAAGGAAAAGGTAAGGTGTTTTACACAGCCTATGGCCATGATGAGCGCACTTGGGGAAACCCTGGTTTTCACGAACTGGTAGCCAATGGAGTGCTGTGGGCAATTAGCGATGAAGCAAAAGACCAACTGGCACGTCTGGAAATACCTGTTCCGGTGTTTGAGGACAAAGAAGTACCTAACTATGAAAGGCGTGATCCGGCACCCAGGTTTCAACATGCACTTACCCCGGAGCAATCGCAGAAACTGATACAGGTGCCAACAGATTTCGACCTGCAGCTTTTCGCCTCTGAGCCGGATATTATTAACCCTATTGCCATGGCCTGGGATGAGAAAGGCCGCTTGTTTGTGATTGAAACAGTAGATTACCCCAATGAGGTGAGGGATGAGGATGGTGTCGGCAGGGACAGAATTAAAATTTGTGAAGACACAAACGGAGATGGCAAGGCAGATAAATTTACTGTTTTTGCTGATAACCTGAATATTCCGACAAGTCTTACTTTCGCAAACGGTGGCGTAATTGTATCCATGGCTCCTCACTTCCTGTTTTTAAAGGATACCAATGGAGATGATAAGGCGGATGTGAAGGAGGTGATGATAACAGGATGGGGTAAGTCAGATACACATGCTGGTCCATCGAACCTGAAGTATGGGCTGGATAATAAAGTATGGGGCGTGGTAGGGTATGCCGGTTACAAAGGTGCAGTGGATGGTCGGGACATGTCTTTTAGCCAGGCTTTATACCGCTTCGACCCGGATGGGCAGAACCTGGAGCCATTAGGCAGAACCACCAACAACACCTGGGGACTTGGCTTCTCAGAAGAATTTGATGTATTTGTTTCTACGGCGAATGGTTTGCATAGTGCTTATTTCGCTATGCCTAACCAGTATGTGAAAAGAGCTGTATTGGGAGGCTCTGGTAATACCGTTTACAGAACAGACTCCCACTTTGATATGCCGCACGTAACACCTTACCTGCGCCAGGTCGACTTTCATGGAGGTTATACCGCTGCGGCCGGCCATAATATGTATACAGCCAGAGATTATCCTAAATCCTACTGGAACAAGGTGGGTCTGGTTTGTGAGCCTACCGGGCGCGTACTGCATAAAGCTATTTTAGAGCCCAAAGGGGCGGGTTATACAGAAAAGAATGGGTTTAACCTGCTAGCCAGTGCCGATGAATGGTTCTCTCCGGTACATGCCGAAGTAGGCCCAGACGGGGCTATATGGGTAGCAGACTGGTATAACTTTATCATTCAGCACAACCCTACGCCTCGTGGCTTTGAAAACGGCAAAGGGAATGCCTATATCAATCCGATGCGTGACAGCCAGCATGGCCGCATTTACCGTGTTGTGTACAAAGGCTCCAAGCCATATCAGAAAAAAGTATTAGCTCAGAATGACACTGAAAGCCTGTTGACTGCATTAAAAGATGACAACATGTTTTGGCGTACAACAGCGCAGCGTCTGATTGTAGAAAATCAGAATAAAGCTGTTATACCAGGTTTATTAGCGTTGATTAAAGACCAGAGTGTGGATGAAATCGGGCTGAACAGTCCTGCGGTTCATGCCCTTTGGACGCTGCACGGACTGGGGGAGTTGCAAGGTACTAATAAAGAGGCTTTGGCAGTGGTAAAAGAGGCGCTTAAGCATCCGGCAGCAGGTGTCAGAAAAAATGCCCTACAGGTGCTGCCGCGCAACCAGGAAACAATGCAGGCAATTTTACAGGCAAACCTGTTAAATGATCAGAACCTGAAAACAAGAATGGCTGCCGTGTTAGCACTGGCAGATATGCCTGCTTCACCTGAAATAGGTAAGCTACTTTTTGAAGCGAGTCAAAAGCCTGATAATGCAGGAGACGACTACCTGGCACAGGCCTTTTTCGCGGCTGCCTTAACACACCAGGAGGCATTTCTGAAATCTGTGCCTAAAGATTTAGCGTTGAACAAACCCGACTCTGTTCTTACCCTTACTGAGCGGCTGGTAAAGAGTATGGACCAGGAACAGTACGTAGTAGACAGGTGGACGCAGATTATATATCCTCCGGATGTAGCTGGTAAAGAAATAACAGTAAAGGTTTCAGTGGGCCCTAATAATGATGGCTTAGAGGGTGTGATTATTTCCCAAGGCAGTAAAAATGCCGGGTATAGTTTATATGTGCAGGATAAGAAACTGCATTGGGTCGTGAATCAGAATGGCAAAAGCTATACAGCAGTTACTTCGAAGCCATTACCTGAAGAGCGGGTGGATGTAGTGGCAAGGCTGGCTTACGGTGGTGAAATGCTACTGGAGGTAAACGATGAAACGGCTGCCAGAGCAAAAGCCCCAGCTTTGTTTACGGCATCCCTTTCTCCGCAGGATGTGCGTGTAGGGCGTGATCTTATGGATGACAATAGAGTAGGAAATTATCCGGAAAGATTCTTTTTCAGGGGTGATCTGAAAAGGTACGGCCAACTGGAGCTTAAAAAAGCCAAACCAACTGCTGCCACTACTGCCAGAACAGCAAAGCAAGGTGCTTCTAAAACTGTTGCCTCCACTGCCTCAAAATCATCTCCCGTTGCTGCTAAACCAAAGGCAGGCAGTGCTTCAGCTAAAGCTGTTACGATCAACATAAAGGTAGTGGAGCATGAGATGAAATTTAATAAAACGACTCTCACAGTAAAAGCAGGCCAAAAGGTAACGCTGCAATTCGACAATCCGGATTTTATGCAGCACAACTTTGTACTGATTGCCCCGGGATCGCTTGAGAAAGTAGGCAAGGCAGCTGACTTGCTGGCAAGAGATCCGAAAGGAGCTGAAAAGCATTATGTGCCGAAAATGCAGGAGGTAATTGTAGCCACCAGACTCGTAGATCCGCAAGGAAGAGAAACACTGGTATTTACCGCACCGGATAAACCTGGTGAGTATCCCTTTGTTTGTACAGTGCCCGGACACTGGCGCATGATGAACGGAATTATGAAGGTAGAGGCTGCAGCAAGTATATAG
- a CDS encoding sodium:calcium symporter — MSANKQSWGSRVGLILAMAGSAVGLGNFLRFPVQAVQNGGGAFIIPYLVCFLLIGIPLLWVEWAMGRFGGRYGHHSTPFIMGSMSKGRYWKYIGVFGIWTNIAIAAYYCYLESWTLSYMMHAVVGTFSGLNQEGVADFFNDYVSLGTTTMGIPYEPIVFFVLCLVLNTYILSKGLAKGVERVAKIGMPLLILFGIFLAYKGFTIKAGESGAVFDSSVGLNFLWTPKFDELWSPTVWLAAAGQIFFTLAVGMGTIHCYAAYLRSKEDIALGAMAAGWMNEFVEVVLGSAILIPISVGYLGIERVTELVQLGGLGLGFKTLPYLFFQWGDVLGALAGFMWFGLLFFAGITSSLSMGTPWIGFLQDEFKWRIRPAAWSFGLIVLVLGMPTVLFFQYGVFDEYDYWAGTVALVVFALFESILFAWVFGIKKGWAEITEGAEIRVPGIYKYIIKYITPFLLLWVFLGSLITPKSGDWGAALRGNWRLDDSSIISKLMNSGLKEQIANAVDPEELEKLQRTLYYVNASRLLLVLAFIGVVLLVYIAYHNRQKQEKHAFNKVKQV, encoded by the coding sequence ATGAGTGCAAACAAGCAATCGTGGGGCTCGCGGGTAGGGCTAATTTTAGCAATGGCCGGCAGTGCCGTAGGCTTAGGTAACTTCTTACGTTTTCCGGTACAGGCAGTTCAGAATGGCGGTGGGGCTTTTATAATTCCTTACCTGGTGTGTTTTCTGCTGATTGGTATCCCGCTGCTGTGGGTAGAATGGGCGATGGGGCGATTTGGAGGCAGGTATGGGCATCATTCTACACCCTTTATAATGGGCTCTATGAGTAAAGGGCGCTACTGGAAGTATATTGGAGTGTTTGGCATCTGGACAAATATAGCCATTGCGGCGTATTATTGTTACCTGGAGTCCTGGACACTCTCCTACATGATGCATGCCGTTGTGGGCACTTTTTCTGGTTTGAACCAGGAGGGTGTTGCAGATTTTTTTAACGACTACGTTAGCCTTGGGACTACTACCATGGGTATACCCTATGAACCGATTGTTTTCTTTGTGCTCTGCCTGGTGCTTAATACCTATATTTTATCGAAAGGTCTGGCCAAGGGAGTGGAGCGGGTAGCAAAAATTGGTATGCCTCTGCTTATCTTGTTCGGTATCTTTTTAGCCTATAAAGGCTTTACCATTAAAGCAGGGGAGAGCGGTGCTGTTTTTGATAGTTCGGTTGGCTTAAATTTTCTCTGGACTCCTAAATTTGATGAGCTGTGGTCGCCAACGGTATGGCTGGCAGCTGCAGGTCAAATCTTTTTTACACTGGCGGTAGGAATGGGTACCATTCATTGTTATGCGGCTTATTTAAGGTCTAAAGAAGACATTGCCTTGGGGGCCATGGCGGCAGGTTGGATGAATGAGTTCGTAGAGGTGGTTTTAGGAAGTGCCATCCTGATTCCGATTTCAGTAGGTTACCTGGGCATTGAGCGGGTAACAGAACTGGTACAACTGGGTGGCCTTGGGTTAGGCTTTAAAACGTTGCCATACTTGTTTTTCCAGTGGGGTGATGTGTTGGGAGCACTTGCAGGGTTCATGTGGTTTGGCCTGCTTTTCTTTGCCGGAATTACTTCTTCCTTATCCATGGGTACACCCTGGATCGGGTTTTTACAGGATGAGTTTAAGTGGAGAATAAGGCCTGCCGCCTGGTCCTTTGGTTTAATAGTGCTTGTGCTGGGAATGCCTACGGTGCTGTTCTTTCAGTATGGCGTGTTCGATGAGTATGACTATTGGGCTGGTACAGTCGCTTTGGTTGTATTTGCTTTGTTTGAGTCGATCTTGTTTGCCTGGGTTTTCGGTATAAAGAAAGGCTGGGCTGAAATTACTGAGGGTGCTGAAATAAGAGTGCCGGGCATCTATAAGTACATTATCAAGTATATTACTCCTTTTCTGTTGCTGTGGGTGTTTCTGGGATCTTTGATTACTCCTAAAAGCGGAGACTGGGGAGCTGCATTACGAGGTAACTGGAGGTTAGATGATAGCTCGATCATCAGCAAACTTATGAACAGCGGCTTAAAAGAGCAGATAGCCAATGCCGTAGATCCGGAAGAACTGGAAAAGCTGCAACGCACTTTATATTATGTCAATGCCTCTAGGTTACTGCTTGTATTAGCTTTTATAGGAGTAGTGCTTTTGGTATACATAGCTTATCATAACAGACAAAAACAGGAAAAGCATGCATTTAATAAAGTGAAACAGGTATGA
- a CDS encoding RagB/SusD family nutrient uptake outer membrane protein: MAKTNKIILYIIAFVFISNSGCKDYLETNPSTQVSDQVLLKRVDGAQTVLNGIYRYIRNRNSDIESNGIISYQPGFDASAQDLIVYESMGQMQLFYGHHLAQTRADGGLTSGVWSYFYTIINNANIILQNIDQAEGAQDRKNQIKGQVLAIRGWAYFYLVRFYQQTYAVGKDLPAVPYYSEAGTEGKAREKVSVVYGHIVNDLKNAIELLGGFSRGYKSQINRSVAQGILAEVYLTMEDWSNAAALAKEAAAGYPLMTPEIFQSGFNDWRNGEWMWGVEQTEDQNFGNASPFTLWANQTRGDRWTFDFYFVNDKFKELFSEGDARYQFWQRSDRSNLWTSDKFRDDAAYRGDVVLMRAAEMYLIEAEALARLGQDQQAKNVLWQLQDARTAERSQSSGAQLVEDILIERRKELYGEGFAWFDLIRNQKPLHREGDHPRKPEIPARSWKFILQIPTAEFTSNKSLAPNDQNPYDGIFK; the protein is encoded by the coding sequence ATGGCAAAGACTAACAAAATCATACTTTATATCATCGCATTTGTATTTATATCTAATTCAGGCTGTAAAGATTATCTGGAAACCAATCCGTCTACCCAGGTTTCGGACCAGGTCTTACTGAAAAGAGTAGATGGAGCACAAACAGTGCTGAACGGGATTTACCGGTATATCCGTAACAGGAACTCCGATATCGAATCTAACGGTATCATTTCATATCAGCCTGGTTTCGATGCATCGGCTCAGGATTTAATCGTGTACGAATCTATGGGGCAAATGCAGCTTTTCTACGGCCACCACCTGGCCCAGACCCGTGCTGATGGCGGTCTGACCAGCGGGGTATGGAGCTATTTCTACACGATCATCAACAATGCCAATATCATTCTACAGAACATAGACCAGGCAGAAGGAGCACAGGATCGTAAAAATCAAATTAAAGGGCAGGTACTGGCCATAAGAGGCTGGGCCTATTTTTACCTGGTAAGATTTTACCAGCAAACGTATGCCGTTGGAAAAGATCTGCCGGCCGTGCCTTATTACAGCGAAGCAGGTACGGAGGGTAAAGCCCGGGAAAAAGTATCTGTGGTTTATGGGCATATTGTTAACGACCTGAAAAATGCCATAGAACTACTCGGAGGGTTTAGCAGAGGGTACAAAAGCCAGATTAACCGATCTGTAGCACAGGGTATACTGGCAGAAGTATACCTTACTATGGAAGACTGGAGCAATGCTGCTGCTTTGGCCAAGGAGGCTGCTGCAGGATACCCACTTATGACACCGGAGATTTTTCAGTCTGGCTTTAATGACTGGAGAAACGGAGAATGGATGTGGGGCGTAGAGCAGACGGAGGATCAGAATTTTGGAAATGCTTCTCCATTTACTTTGTGGGCAAACCAAACTCGAGGCGACCGCTGGACGTTTGATTTCTACTTTGTGAATGATAAGTTTAAGGAGCTTTTTTCGGAAGGGGATGCACGTTATCAATTCTGGCAGCGTTCTGATCGGAGCAATCTCTGGACCTCAGACAAATTCAGGGATGATGCCGCCTATCGAGGAGATGTGGTGTTGATGCGTGCTGCAGAAATGTACTTAATAGAAGCAGAAGCACTTGCACGCCTTGGACAAGACCAGCAAGCCAAAAACGTATTATGGCAACTGCAGGATGCTCGTACGGCTGAACGTTCGCAGTCGAGCGGTGCGCAGTTGGTGGAGGATATTCTGATTGAAAGGAGAAAAGAGTTGTATGGAGAAGGCTTTGCCTGGTTCGACCTGATACGAAATCAGAAGCCTCTGCACCGTGAAGGCGATCATCCACGAAAACCAGAGATTCCGGCACGTTCCTGGAAATTTATATTACAGATTCCCACGGCTGAATTTACCAGTAATAAAAGTCTGGCTCCGAATGACCAGAATCCTTACGACGGTATCTTTAAATAG
- a CDS encoding TonB-dependent receptor — protein MLKGKVLGADGPIPGATVRVDGTTTGTATAADGSFSINCDPAATLVVSAIGYNLKKVAVNNQPSLEITLGEDLQLLNEVVVTAYGTANKSTYTGAASVVSGEDIQKIQSSNISQSLQGMSTGVQVLNANGQPGSDGTIIIRGLSSIRSNNNPLIVVDGMPYSGALSSISPNDVESMTVLKDAASTALYGSRAANGVIVITTKKGSVAKPAINFRSNFGYSDMAVPFPDKVNATQLFELAWEALKNGQMDQGVSEADAAKWASDNVVSKYFQNPEKNVFNTAYPIGLDGKLKPGVEQLYNGDWIGELYSPAFRQEYTLDFSGSTGQNNKTQYYLSGSYLNDKGNFAVQKFERYSARLNVSSDIKDWLNVGTNLFFAHSFQEYPSAETRFLRVMPVVYPVYEWDYENNRYKTDSYGNRLPDFGDYSRTEWRGWNNAFVGSYKNEYDWNFSGNRTDNLSTRSFLEIKLLPDLKLRSGISTDFGLYYNHSYQSATVSYSAGYGGWASRTANRTFSFTLNNILTYDKTFGQHHINVLAGQETYNYKYNGLSASREGFPLGGLYEMSAAARITGASSSEDNYRLMSYLSRAEYDFGQRYFISASLRTDGSSRFHPNNRWGKFWSIGASWRMSEEAFMKDITWIDNLKIRGSYGSVGNDNVGYYAYQGLYATGYNDYANPGALLSRLPTPDLIWESNIQANVGVDFHLFKLIDASVDVFDRRSNDLIFYRPLPPSTGVGGIDENIGDIRNYGYEVQLTTDIINANDFRWNINLNASKYKNEITRLPQDEIYNGRYKYTKGVSMYEFFGPVWAGVDPATGDNTWWKFTENGQERTFDYSEVNKTDQMRYLGTSIPDLLGAVTNNFSYKGLDFSVMLYYSLGGKMYDTDYAEGVRWRRGFNMSTQILDRWTPENRETNIPRLSEFTQNNITVYSSQYLFNNTFMRLRNVNIGYTLPASLTSKIGVNSLRLYASGDNLLTWGEAARRGTDPETAINGYVGNGANGSAAAPIRKNYSFGVQLSF, from the coding sequence ATGCTTAAAGGGAAAGTGCTCGGTGCAGATGGCCCTATACCTGGTGCCACTGTCAGAGTAGACGGCACTACTACTGGGACAGCAACCGCGGCAGATGGTTCTTTTTCTATAAATTGTGATCCTGCTGCAACCCTGGTGGTTAGTGCAATAGGATACAATTTGAAGAAGGTAGCGGTTAACAACCAGCCATCACTAGAAATTACGCTAGGCGAAGATTTGCAGTTGCTGAACGAAGTGGTTGTTACAGCTTACGGAACGGCTAATAAAAGCACCTATACCGGTGCCGCTTCTGTTGTAAGTGGGGAAGACATTCAGAAAATCCAGTCTTCCAACATAAGCCAATCCCTTCAGGGAATGAGCACAGGTGTACAGGTGTTAAACGCCAACGGTCAGCCTGGTAGCGATGGAACAATCATTATCAGAGGGTTGAGTTCAATAAGATCGAATAATAACCCGCTGATTGTGGTGGATGGAATGCCCTATTCCGGTGCTTTAAGTTCCATCAGCCCGAATGATGTCGAATCCATGACAGTATTAAAGGATGCTGCCTCAACTGCGTTATATGGCTCTCGTGCTGCCAACGGTGTTATCGTGATAACTACAAAAAAAGGTTCTGTAGCTAAGCCAGCTATAAATTTTCGCTCTAACTTTGGTTATTCTGATATGGCTGTACCTTTCCCTGATAAAGTAAATGCTACTCAGTTATTCGAACTGGCTTGGGAGGCTCTGAAAAACGGACAAATGGATCAGGGTGTTTCAGAAGCTGATGCAGCCAAATGGGCTTCAGATAATGTTGTGAGCAAATATTTCCAGAACCCGGAGAAAAATGTCTTCAATACAGCCTATCCTATCGGATTGGATGGCAAACTGAAACCTGGCGTTGAGCAACTGTATAACGGAGACTGGATAGGCGAACTGTATAGCCCCGCTTTCAGGCAAGAGTATACACTGGATTTCAGCGGTTCGACAGGACAGAATAATAAGACTCAGTATTATTTATCGGGCTCTTACTTGAATGATAAAGGCAATTTTGCAGTACAGAAGTTCGAACGCTATTCGGCGCGCTTAAATGTAAGTTCAGATATTAAAGATTGGCTGAACGTAGGAACTAATCTTTTCTTTGCGCATTCGTTCCAGGAATATCCATCAGCGGAGACACGATTTTTACGGGTGATGCCTGTTGTATATCCTGTGTATGAGTGGGACTATGAGAATAACCGCTATAAAACCGATTCCTACGGCAATCGGCTGCCCGACTTCGGTGATTATTCAAGAACAGAGTGGAGAGGGTGGAATAATGCCTTCGTTGGCAGCTATAAGAATGAATACGATTGGAATTTTTCTGGCAATCGAACGGATAATTTATCCACGCGAAGCTTTCTGGAAATCAAATTGCTGCCGGATTTAAAATTGAGATCTGGGATAAGTACAGATTTTGGCTTATATTATAATCACTCCTACCAGTCTGCCACTGTATCCTATTCGGCCGGCTATGGAGGCTGGGCAAGCAGAACCGCAAACCGGACCTTTTCTTTTACACTGAATAACATCTTAACTTATGACAAGACGTTTGGCCAGCATCACATCAATGTACTGGCAGGGCAGGAAACTTATAATTATAAGTATAATGGCCTTTCGGCTAGTAGAGAAGGTTTTCCTCTTGGCGGACTTTACGAGATGAGTGCGGCGGCACGAATAACAGGAGCTTCCTCTTCGGAAGATAATTACAGGCTGATGAGTTACCTGTCTCGGGCTGAATACGATTTTGGACAACGCTACTTCATCTCTGCCAGTCTTAGAACGGACGGATCTTCCCGTTTTCACCCGAATAACCGCTGGGGCAAGTTCTGGTCAATAGGAGCCTCCTGGCGCATGTCAGAGGAAGCTTTTATGAAAGATATAACCTGGATTGACAACTTAAAGATTCGCGGTAGCTATGGATCAGTAGGCAACGATAACGTCGGGTATTATGCCTATCAAGGGTTATATGCAACGGGTTATAACGATTATGCCAATCCCGGAGCTCTTTTGTCGCGTTTACCAACCCCTGACTTGATCTGGGAAAGCAACATTCAGGCAAATGTGGGAGTAGATTTTCACTTGTTCAAGCTGATTGATGCGTCGGTTGATGTGTTCGATCGCAGGTCGAATGATCTTATCTTTTACAGACCCTTACCTCCGTCTACCGGTGTTGGGGGGATAGACGAAAACATAGGAGACATCCGAAACTATGGTTACGAAGTGCAGCTCACTACTGATATAATCAACGCGAACGATTTTAGATGGAATATCAATCTGAATGCGTCCAAGTATAAGAATGAAATAACAAGATTACCTCAGGATGAGATCTATAACGGAAGGTACAAATACACAAAAGGGGTATCCATGTATGAGTTCTTCGGGCCGGTTTGGGCGGGAGTAGACCCGGCAACAGGGGATAATACCTGGTGGAAATTTACAGAAAACGGTCAGGAAAGAACATTTGATTACAGTGAAGTAAATAAAACAGATCAAATGAGATACCTGGGTACATCTATTCCGGATCTGCTGGGTGCTGTTACAAACAACTTTAGTTATAAAGGATTGGATTTTTCGGTAATGCTATACTATAGCCTTGGCGGTAAAATGTATGATACTGATTATGCAGAAGGAGTTAGGTGGCGAAGAGGCTTTAACATGAGCACTCAGATACTGGACCGTTGGACGCCTGAAAACAGGGAAACTAATATTCCAAGGCTATCTGAGTTTACTCAAAATAACATAACGGTGTACTCTTCACAATACTTATTTAATAATACATTTATGCGCTTGCGAAATGTGAACATCGGTTATACGCTTCCGGCTTCTTTAACCAGCAAGATTGGCGTGAACTCGCTTCGGCTATATGCTTCAGGAGATAATTTACTGACATGGGGTGAAGCTGCGCGTAGAGGCACAGATCCTGAAACTGCTATTAATGGATACGTGGGCAATGGAGCCAATGGTAGTGCAGCTGCGCCTATACGCAAAAACTATTCATTCGGTGTTCAGCTTTCATTCTAA